DNA sequence from the bacterium genome:
CGGCTTACGGCCCTTCCAACCCTCCTTGGGCACACCCTTTGGGCGTGGCTTTAACTGGTTCTTGTACTGCTCCAGGTGCCGTTTTATCGCCGGGTAGCGTTTGATATCCACGCCGTGGCGGGTGAATATCAGCCAGCGGTCCTTGAACTCGTAGCGCCAGGGCTTCAGGTCCCGGCCCATGAGGAACGGCTTCAGAAGCTCGGCGCTCTTCGGGTCCTCGGCTATCAGGCGGTCCTTGGTGGGACCGTCCACGATGAAGGCCTCGTTGAAGCCGGTGAGCACCCCGCGGTAGATTTCCCCGACGACCTCCCTGAGCGGCCGCCCGGCGGCCACGATTTTGTCGAAAACCGCCTTGACCTCGGGCCGCAGGAAGCGGTAGCCGTCGTCGGCCAGGTCGGACTGGACCACCTCGAAGCTCCCCCGCTCGACCTTCTCCGAAAAATCGCCGTAGTCCAGGTCGGGGAGCTGGTAGTAGGCCAGGCGGCGCCCGCCGTCCGCCTTCCGGTTCTTGAAAACCGGCACCACGGGGTAGGTGGTCTGGTCCTCGAAGGGCTGGAGGTCGCCGAAGTCAACCCAGCGCCGGATGGTGACGTTGTTTCGCAGCCAACGGCGCAGCTTTTCGCCGAAGCCGGTGCGGGCGTAGGTGCCCGAGGAGATGAAGGTCAGGTAGCCGCCGGGCTTCAAAAGCTCGAACCCGCGCTTGTAGAAGGGGACGTAGATGTCGCAGACGCTCGTGTAAACGTCTTCGTAGTGCCTGGCGAGCTTTTCCTTGTACCCGCCCTCGAACTTCTCCTGGCGCACGTAGGGCGGGTTGGCGATGACGATGTCGAATCCCTCGCGTCCCTCGCGCCAGACCTCGCCGAAGAAGAGCCGGAAGGGGAAGAAGGGGAGCGGTTTTTCGGCGTCCCGAGCCTGGAGCACGATGCCCCGCAGACGGGCCTCGGCCTCGATTAAGGCCTGCCGTTCCTGTTCCAGCTTCTTCGTGCTGCGCTTGGCGACGGCCTGGTCGTGGACCTTCCATTTACGTTTAATTTCCATCAGCCCCTCGTCAACCGCGCCCTCGACGACGGCCAGCACGGCCTTCTGTATCTCCTCCTCCAGCTCCTTCCGCTCCGCGGCGGTGTGTGCGTTGAAGTAGCTTTCCTCCAGCTCGATCAGTTTCTCCTGGGCCTTCGCCACCTTGGGGGTCTGGATGCCCAACTCCCCGTCACCGCCGCCGGCGACGGGGTAAATGGGGATGCCCTCTATCTCCTCGATGAGCGAGTCCCCGACCATGAACTTGAAGTCGAGGTTGGGGAGAGGCTCGACCTCGTCGGGGCTGCGCTGTTCGACGACCAGGGAGAGCCAGAGGCGCAGGCGGGCGATTTCGATGGCCTCGGATTTGATGTCCACGCCGTAGAGGTTGTCGGCGATGATTTTCATCTTTCGCTCGGCGGCGACGTTCGAGTCGGGTCGGATGCGCTCGCCGCGTATGACCCCGGCGGCCCGGTAGACCTGCATCAGGTTGTGCATCATGCCCAGGGGGAAGGCCCCGGAACCCACGGCGGGGTCGAGGACCTTCACATTCTCCAACGCGTCCAGGACCCTCTTCGCCGCCGCCTGGTTCAGGCTGTATCCCAGGTCCTCGCCGTGCTCCTCCTTCCACTCGGCCTCTTGCAGCTTCTCGATGTCCAGGAGCTCCTCCAGAGATTCGCGCCCGATGCCGGTCTGGTCGGCCAGGTATCCCAGGAGGCTCTCGCGGCACATGAAGTCCACGATGGGCCGCGGGGTGTAGTAGACGCCTTCCTTCTTCCGCTCCTCTTCCTCCAGGAGGTTCTCCAAAACCTTGCCGAGCATCTCGGGGTCCACGGCGACCTCCTGGTCGAGCGGGGTGGACTCCTCGATGGTGAAGTTGTAGCGGTCGAAGATGTCCAGGAGGCCGTCGCCCTCGCCCTGGCGGAGGTGGTCGGTGGAGAAGAAGTCGTTGGGGAGGGGCAGCAGCTCGTCGGTGTCGAAGGCGTAGTCCGGGGTGAAGAGGCCGCCGTTGAGGTAGGGGATGGACTTGTAGGGGTCGGGCAGGCCCTCACGTTTATCGGGTGTGTTCAGGCACCTGAACCAGACGGTTTCCAGCACGTCGCGGTAAAAGTTCTTGCCCTTCTCGTCGGCCTTCCAGAATTCTTTGCGGAGGAAGTCGGTGTCGTCGCCCAGCCAGCCCTTGCGCTGGAGGAAGTAGAGGAACATGACGCGGCCCATGAGGCGCTGGGCGAACTCGTTGGGCCGGTGCTGAGTGGATGCGTCGCCGAACATGGCTCGGTTGGCCTTCGGCAACTGCCCGCTCAGACGGAGGTAGAGCCCGTGGTATTCCTCGTAAAATTCCTTGGTGACCGCGTTGACGTCGAAGGCCCTGTCGAAGCACTGCTCCTGGATTTTAAAGAGGTCGTCGCTTTCGGCGTACAAGAGGGCCAGGCGCTCGACGACGGTGCGCTTGGGCCTGCCGGCCTCGACGTATATGCGCCGGAATACACGGCGCCCCCGGGTTCTCTCCTTTTCGGCGACCAGCTTGACGCTGGTGAAGTCCCAGAAGCGGCGCTCCTCATCGGAGAAGACGACGAAGAGGAAGGGGAAGTCGCGTTCGAGTTGCTTGAAGATGGCGCGCTGGGGCGAGCGGGGGAGGAAATCCCGCCCGTGGATGGTCCTGGCGGGGATGGTTACGTGGGCGATGTTGAACTGACCGCGGCGGTTGATGATGCGCGCCTCGGCGACGTTCTCCCTGGCTAAGCCGTCACCCCAACCGCTGTGGTCCACCGGCTCGTCGAAGACTTCGTAGTTGAGCTTCGCGAAGAGATTCTGGATTGCGCCAAGCTCGGTCAGGTTGGTCAGGTATTCGGCAACCTGTTTCGGGGTGACCATCCATTCCTCCCCAGCGGGTCGGTGCAGACCCACGAGCCCGGATTGAAGCAAGCCCGACTCATCGAATACTAACACAGGAGGATGACACGGAGGGTCATCGTGCTTCCAAAGTTTGGGCGTGACCCCCTCTGTGTGGGAGAAGGCTCGTCTTA
Encoded proteins:
- a CDS encoding Eco57I restriction-modification methylase domain-containing protein translates to MVTPKQVAEYLTNLTELGAIQNLFAKLNYEVFDEPVDHSGWGDGLARENVAEARIINRRGQFNIAHVTIPARTIHGRDFLPRSPQRAIFKQLERDFPFLFVVFSDEERRFWDFTSVKLVAEKERTRGRRVFRRIYVEAGRPKRTVVERLALLYAESDDLFKIQEQCFDRAFDVNAVTKEFYEEYHGLYLRLSGQLPKANRAMFGDASTQHRPNEFAQRLMGRVMFLYFLQRKGWLGDDTDFLRKEFWKADEKGKNFYRDVLETVWFRCLNTPDKREGLPDPYKSIPYLNGGLFTPDYAFDTDELLPLPNDFFSTDHLRQGEGDGLLDIFDRYNFTIEESTPLDQEVAVDPEMLGKVLENLLEEEERKKEGVYYTPRPIVDFMCRESLLGYLADQTGIGRESLEELLDIEKLQEAEWKEEHGEDLGYSLNQAAAKRVLDALENVKVLDPAVGSGAFPLGMMHNLMQVYRAAGVIRGERIRPDSNVAAERKMKIIADNLYGVDIKSEAIEIARLRLWLSLVVEQRSPDEVEPLPNLDFKFMVGDSLIEEIEGIPIYPVAGGGDGELGIQTPKVAKAQEKLIELEESYFNAHTAAERKELEEEIQKAVLAVVEGAVDEGLMEIKRKWKVHDQAVAKRSTKKLEQERQALIEAEARLRGIVLQARDAEKPLPFFPFRLFFGEVWREGREGFDIVIANPPYVRQEKFEGGYKEKLARHYEDVYTSVCDIYVPFYKRGFELLKPGGYLTFISSGTYARTGFGEKLRRWLRNNVTIRRWVDFGDLQPFEDQTTYPVVPVFKNRKADGGRRLAYYQLPDLDYGDFSEKVERGSFEVVQSDLADDGYRFLRPEVKAVFDKIVAAGRPLREVVGEIYRGVLTGFNEAFIVDGPTKDRLIAEDPKSAELLKPFLMGRDLKPWRYEFKDRWLIFTRHGVDIKRYPAIKRHLEQYKNQLKPRPKGVPKEGWKGRKP